The Legionella sp. PATHC032 genome has a window encoding:
- a CDS encoding diguanylate cyclase: MNNAWHQTATGQRSILSNLRLSRTVLNVIFIIALSLLLIINIISYNQVKNLISANNWVSHTHKVIQTIDTCLYDVVDIESRQRFYLIRGSDSQFMVDVDNMKSVLKLNLDKLEQLTRNNPEQNKRTRRFIDLVEQRLGLLNQLIQLKMSDKLNTQEGYDLLNQSQDLSHQVKSLGQEIKSVELVLLSERNTRALRWADTSSFILISGGIASILFLTIAFILANIELSTRRKTELQNQNTQIRLKKIIESASDMIAAFDKDKRFITFNEAYQREFKRLFDKSISIKMSLEEAFADIPENKKELVQSWKESLQKDEETKNIELNTEHEKTIYEMTSRLIQNGDNEIKGVVHSVRNITKRVQEHTELQESYEKLANGMKELQEKNEQITLLVEMSDIMLACGSQEELSEVMTKYSQRLLQFSSGYLFIMHPSKNYLEKAASWGNPHPHDLTFTPEQCWAIRLGRIHYIGSSRTELMCSHMTFVEQPELSLLCVPLMAQNDIYGLLYLEVDPKFDKNQRLLITAFAELTALALANVRLRENLRYQSIRDPLTGLYNRRYLEDFLFKQLHQAERTKASFAILMLDLDHFKKINDTFGHDAGDLVLKEIGQILNSDIRLGDIAARYGGEEFVLLLYDLDAQAAKMKAENLRSAISNLQVKYGAQPVGQITVSIGISIYPDDAKSPAELIEAADKALYHAKNKGRNKVLLFSEASY, encoded by the coding sequence ATGAATAACGCTTGGCATCAAACCGCCACTGGACAACGCTCCATTTTAAGTAACTTGCGATTGAGCAGAACTGTACTTAACGTCATATTTATTATTGCCCTTTCTCTGCTTTTAATCATCAATATTATTTCTTATAACCAGGTTAAAAATTTAATCTCAGCCAATAACTGGGTTTCTCATACTCATAAAGTTATCCAAACTATAGATACTTGTCTTTATGATGTAGTCGATATCGAATCTCGCCAACGGTTTTACCTGATCCGCGGGTCTGACTCTCAATTTATGGTCGATGTGGATAATATGAAATCTGTTTTAAAACTGAATTTAGACAAACTTGAGCAGTTAACCAGAAATAACCCCGAACAAAACAAGCGAACCCGTCGTTTTATTGATTTGGTTGAACAGCGATTAGGCTTGTTAAATCAACTCATCCAGTTAAAGATGAGTGACAAACTGAATACACAAGAAGGCTATGATTTACTTAATCAAAGTCAAGACTTGTCTCATCAGGTTAAAAGTCTCGGACAAGAAATCAAATCTGTTGAATTGGTACTTTTATCAGAAAGAAATACTCGTGCCCTTCGCTGGGCTGATACCAGCAGCTTCATTTTAATATCTGGAGGTATTGCAAGTATATTATTTTTAACGATAGCTTTTATTCTGGCAAATATAGAATTATCGACGCGCAGAAAAACTGAACTGCAGAATCAGAACACGCAGATTCGTTTAAAGAAAATTATAGAAAGTGCCAGTGATATGATAGCCGCTTTTGATAAAGATAAGCGATTTATCACTTTTAATGAAGCTTATCAGCGCGAGTTTAAACGTCTTTTTGATAAATCCATCAGCATCAAGATGTCTCTGGAAGAAGCGTTCGCTGATATCCCTGAAAATAAAAAAGAATTGGTGCAATCCTGGAAAGAGTCTCTGCAAAAGGATGAAGAAACTAAAAATATCGAATTGAATACGGAACACGAAAAAACTATTTATGAAATGACCTCCAGACTCATTCAAAATGGTGACAATGAAATTAAAGGAGTAGTGCACAGCGTTCGCAATATTACCAAACGGGTACAAGAACATACCGAATTACAGGAATCATATGAAAAACTGGCTAATGGAATGAAAGAACTGCAAGAGAAAAATGAACAAATTACCCTACTGGTTGAAATGAGTGACATTATGTTGGCCTGCGGTTCCCAGGAAGAACTAAGCGAGGTGATGACTAAATACTCCCAACGACTGCTGCAATTTTCAAGCGGGTATCTGTTTATCATGCATCCTTCCAAAAACTATTTGGAAAAAGCAGCCAGTTGGGGTAATCCTCACCCGCACGATCTGACCTTTACCCCAGAGCAATGTTGGGCTATCCGGCTTGGTAGAATTCATTATATAGGTTCATCCCGCACCGAGTTGATGTGCAGTCATATGACGTTTGTCGAGCAACCAGAATTGTCACTGCTTTGTGTACCATTAATGGCTCAAAATGACATTTACGGTTTGTTATACCTTGAAGTTGACCCAAAGTTTGATAAAAACCAACGCTTACTAATAACAGCATTCGCTGAGCTTACTGCCTTGGCTTTAGCAAATGTTCGCCTGAGAGAGAATTTACGATATCAATCCATCCGTGATCCACTCACTGGATTATACAACCGCCGTTATCTGGAAGATTTTCTATTCAAACAATTACACCAAGCTGAACGGACAAAAGCCTCATTTGCCATTTTAATGCTGGATTTGGATCATTTTAAAAAGATCAACGACACTTTTGGTCATGACGCAGGAGATCTTGTATTAAAAGAGATAGGGCAAATTTTAAATAGTGATATTCGCCTGGGTGATATTGCAGCTCGATATGGTGGAGAAGAATTTGTCCTGCTACTCTACGACCTTGATGCTCAGGCTGCTAAAATGAAAGCCGAAAATTTGCGTTCAGCCATTTCCAATTTACAAGTTAAATACGGAGCACAACCTGTTGGTCAGATAACGGTTTCAATCGGAATATCCATCTATCCCGACGATGCCAAATCACCTGCTGAACTTATTGAAGCGGCTGATAAGGCTTTATACCATGCCAAAAACAAAGGCAGGAATAAGGTGCTTTTATTCTCCGAAGCAAGCTATTGA